A DNA window from Seriola aureovittata isolate HTS-2021-v1 ecotype China chromosome 8, ASM2101889v1, whole genome shotgun sequence contains the following coding sequences:
- the LOC130173909 gene encoding probable E3 SUMO-protein ligase RNF212 isoform X1 yields MSNWICCNSCFLSPSADRKLAVTTCGHIICSVCYQKAFLSGKQGKCLICNAKCQVSPLSDKSSSEVKALFSDINVLATKHFTEVSKVVMFQARHQKRLLTHYQQQNEKLEEVLVKMKQEMHRMTKKLNEQSAYISKLENSLQHQSVKASSVSQMSHSSHTPHGQKSVLQIPFNSPMSLSRYSSVTSVIENMDVDERSLFRKPNTVPRLSLISPPQDGRMGTIAHRSSSQSTLANHSARSATVSRFQGAAMTPDISYSQSSGWISPVFKLPSSFRHSTSSLVCPPP; encoded by the exons ATGTCTAACTGGATCTGCTGCAACTCCTGCTTCCTTTCCCCCAGTGCTGATCGAAAATTGGCTGTGACAACCTGTGGCCATATCATCTGCAGTGTCTGTTATCAGAAag cttttctttcagGCAAACAAGGCAAGTGTTTAATATGCAACGCCAAATGCCAAGTATCACCTCTCTCTGACAAA agcagctcagaggTGAAGGCCTTGTTTTCTGACATCAACGTTCTGGCGACCAAACACTTCACGGAAGTCAGCAAA GTTGTAATGTTCCAGGCAAGACATCAAAAGAGACTGTTGACTCATTACCAGCAACAG AATGAGAAACTAGAGGAGGTATTAGTCAAGATGAAGCAAGAAATGCATCGGATGACAAA GAAGCTGAATGAACAGAGTGCCTACATCTCAAAGCTAGAAAACTCTCTTCAACATCAGAG TGTCAAAGCTTCATCAGTGTCTCAGATGAGTCACAGTTCCCATACTCCACATGGACAAAAATCAG TCTTACAGATTCCATTTAACTCCCCCATGTCCCTCTCACGATACTCCTCAGTCACTAGTGT CATAGAAAACATGGACGTGGACGAAAGGAGTCTGTTCAGGAAG cCTAACACTGTCCCTAGACTGTCGTTAATCAGTCCTCCACAAGATGGACGAATGG GCACCATCGCTCACAGATCGTCCAGTCAGAGCACATTGGCCAACCATTCTGCTCGCTCTGCAACAGTCAG ccgTTTTCAGGGAGCAGCAATGACCCCAGATATTTCATACAGCCAGAGTTCTGGATGGATTTCTCCGGTCTTCAAGCTTCCCTCCTCCTTCAGACACTCCACGTCCTCCCTGGTCTGCCCTCCtccttaa
- the LOC130173909 gene encoding probable E3 SUMO-protein ligase RNF212 isoform X3, with protein sequence MSNWICCNSCFLSPSADRKLAVTTCGHIICSVCYQKAFLSGKQGKCLICNAKCQVSPLSDKSSSEVKALFSDINVLATKHFTEVSKVVMFQARHQKRLLTHYQQQNEKLEEVLVKMKQEMHRMTNVKASSVSQMSHSSHTPHGQKSVLQIPFNSPMSLSRYSSVTSVIENMDVDERSLFRKPNTVPRLSLISPPQDGRMGTIAHRSSSQSTLANHSARSATVSRFQGAAMTPDISYSQSSGWISPVFKLPSSFRHSTSSLVCPPP encoded by the exons ATGTCTAACTGGATCTGCTGCAACTCCTGCTTCCTTTCCCCCAGTGCTGATCGAAAATTGGCTGTGACAACCTGTGGCCATATCATCTGCAGTGTCTGTTATCAGAAag cttttctttcagGCAAACAAGGCAAGTGTTTAATATGCAACGCCAAATGCCAAGTATCACCTCTCTCTGACAAA agcagctcagaggTGAAGGCCTTGTTTTCTGACATCAACGTTCTGGCGACCAAACACTTCACGGAAGTCAGCAAA GTTGTAATGTTCCAGGCAAGACATCAAAAGAGACTGTTGACTCATTACCAGCAACAG AATGAGAAACTAGAGGAGGTATTAGTCAAGATGAAGCAAGAAATGCATCGGATGACAAA TGTCAAAGCTTCATCAGTGTCTCAGATGAGTCACAGTTCCCATACTCCACATGGACAAAAATCAG TCTTACAGATTCCATTTAACTCCCCCATGTCCCTCTCACGATACTCCTCAGTCACTAGTGT CATAGAAAACATGGACGTGGACGAAAGGAGTCTGTTCAGGAAG cCTAACACTGTCCCTAGACTGTCGTTAATCAGTCCTCCACAAGATGGACGAATGG GCACCATCGCTCACAGATCGTCCAGTCAGAGCACATTGGCCAACCATTCTGCTCGCTCTGCAACAGTCAG ccgTTTTCAGGGAGCAGCAATGACCCCAGATATTTCATACAGCCAGAGTTCTGGATGGATTTCTCCGGTCTTCAAGCTTCCCTCCTCCTTCAGACACTCCACGTCCTCCCTGGTCTGCCCTCCtccttaa
- the si:ch211-255i20.3 gene encoding transmembrane emp24 domain-containing protein 11, with product MGFRGIGFLLQCYLMLAAAMYFDLGEQEEKCIIEEIPEDMLVTGYFLLEPWDLKAFTHSPHFGVTVTVRDPNHEVVMSKRYGKFAKFTFTAHASGQHYLCFQTNSTRFAVFAGERLKLHLDVQMGEHTKDPNTDKTKDNMETLENSLSHLIDQMMYIARQQEYQREKEEVFRQISEDTNSKVLWWAVVQTSILLSVGFWQMKRLKDFFVAKKLV from the exons ATGGGTTTTCGAGGCATTGGCTTTCTGCTCCAGTGTTACCTGATGTTGGCAGCGGCGATGTATTTCGATCtcggagagcaggaggaaaaatGCATCATTGAGGAGATTCCTGAGGACATGCTGGTGACTG GTTATTTCTTGTTGGAGCCATGGGATTTGAAGGCGTTCACCCACTCCCCTCACTTTGGCGTCACTGTGACAGTCAGAGATCCAAACCATGAG GTTGTGATGTCCAAACGCTATGGTAAATTTGCTAAATTCACCTTCACAGCTCACGCCTCTGGTCAGCACTACCTTTGCTTCCAAACCAACTCCACAAGGTTTGCAGTCTTTGCTGGGGAAAGGCTG AAACTACATTTGGATGTTCAGATGGGTGAGCACACAAAAGACCCCAACACTGACAAGACTAAAGACAACATGGAGACACTGGAGAACAGCCTCAGCCACCTCATAGATCAGATGATGTACATCGCCAGGCAGCAGGAGTACCAGAGG gagaaagaggaggtgtTTCGTCAGATCAGCGAAGACACCAACAGCAAAGTGTTGTGGTGGGCGGTGGTGCAGACCTCGATTCTGTTATCAGTTGGTTTTTGGCAGATGAAACGACTCAAAGACTTCTTCGTTGCCAAGAAGCTGGTCTGA
- the LOC130173909 gene encoding probable E3 SUMO-protein ligase RNF212 isoform X2, producing the protein MSNWICCNSCFLSPSADRKLAVTTCGHIICSVCYQKGKQGKCLICNAKCQVSPLSDKSSSEVKALFSDINVLATKHFTEVSKVVMFQARHQKRLLTHYQQQNEKLEEVLVKMKQEMHRMTKKLNEQSAYISKLENSLQHQSVKASSVSQMSHSSHTPHGQKSVLQIPFNSPMSLSRYSSVTSVIENMDVDERSLFRKPNTVPRLSLISPPQDGRMGTIAHRSSSQSTLANHSARSATVSRFQGAAMTPDISYSQSSGWISPVFKLPSSFRHSTSSLVCPPP; encoded by the exons ATGTCTAACTGGATCTGCTGCAACTCCTGCTTCCTTTCCCCCAGTGCTGATCGAAAATTGGCTGTGACAACCTGTGGCCATATCATCTGCAGTGTCTGTTATCAGAAag GCAAACAAGGCAAGTGTTTAATATGCAACGCCAAATGCCAAGTATCACCTCTCTCTGACAAA agcagctcagaggTGAAGGCCTTGTTTTCTGACATCAACGTTCTGGCGACCAAACACTTCACGGAAGTCAGCAAA GTTGTAATGTTCCAGGCAAGACATCAAAAGAGACTGTTGACTCATTACCAGCAACAG AATGAGAAACTAGAGGAGGTATTAGTCAAGATGAAGCAAGAAATGCATCGGATGACAAA GAAGCTGAATGAACAGAGTGCCTACATCTCAAAGCTAGAAAACTCTCTTCAACATCAGAG TGTCAAAGCTTCATCAGTGTCTCAGATGAGTCACAGTTCCCATACTCCACATGGACAAAAATCAG TCTTACAGATTCCATTTAACTCCCCCATGTCCCTCTCACGATACTCCTCAGTCACTAGTGT CATAGAAAACATGGACGTGGACGAAAGGAGTCTGTTCAGGAAG cCTAACACTGTCCCTAGACTGTCGTTAATCAGTCCTCCACAAGATGGACGAATGG GCACCATCGCTCACAGATCGTCCAGTCAGAGCACATTGGCCAACCATTCTGCTCGCTCTGCAACAGTCAG ccgTTTTCAGGGAGCAGCAATGACCCCAGATATTTCATACAGCCAGAGTTCTGGATGGATTTCTCCGGTCTTCAAGCTTCCCTCCTCCTTCAGACACTCCACGTCCTCCCTGGTCTGCCCTCCtccttaa